In Hasllibacter sp. MH4015, the following proteins share a genomic window:
- a CDS encoding FAD-dependent monooxygenase: protein MAEIETDVLIIGTGPAGSVTAALLSSYGIENMAINRYRWLANTPRAHITNQRTMEVLRDLGREVEDEAYMHAAHQDLMGENVFCESLAGEEIGRMKSWGNHPLSKAEHLLSSPTMMNDLPQTFMEPILFGTACKRGTQARMSTEYLSHVQDTDGVTTTCRDRLSGREFEIRSKYLVGADGGNSLVADHENLPFEGQMGVGGSMNIVFRADLSKYVAHRPSVLYWVMQPGSDVGGIGMGLVRMVRPWNEWLIVWGYDINEEPPVVDEALATQVARQLVGDPELEIELLTANTWTVNNMYATHMQRDRVFIMGDAAHRHPPSNGLGSNTSIQDGFNLAWKLAAVLKGQASPALLESYSDERAPVAKQIVTRANQSIGEFGPIFNALGMTGGSDHEVIQANMDARCDPTPESAAQREAIREAIAFKKYEFDAHGVEMNQRYRSDAIVTDGQMEPAFELDAELHYQPTTWPGARLPHVWVFDHHTGDKVSTLDLCGHGAFSLLTGPGGEAWADAARSVGAEFGLPINVHVIGPRRDHVDHTGDWARASEINDTGCILVRPDHHVAWRAEDLTEDPTADLRRVLTFILGRGDGAAMAAE, encoded by the coding sequence ATGGCTGAAATCGAAACTGACGTGTTGATTATCGGCACCGGCCCCGCGGGCTCGGTCACTGCGGCGCTGCTGTCCTCCTACGGGATCGAGAACATGGCCATCAACCGCTACCGGTGGCTGGCCAACACACCGCGCGCCCACATCACCAACCAGCGCACGATGGAAGTGCTGCGCGATCTGGGCCGCGAGGTGGAGGACGAGGCCTACATGCACGCCGCCCACCAGGACCTGATGGGCGAAAACGTGTTTTGCGAAAGCCTGGCGGGGGAAGAGATCGGGCGGATGAAAAGCTGGGGCAACCATCCGCTCAGCAAGGCCGAGCATCTGCTCAGCAGCCCGACGATGATGAACGATCTGCCACAAACCTTCATGGAGCCGATCTTGTTCGGCACGGCGTGCAAGCGCGGCACGCAGGCCCGGATGAGCACCGAGTATCTGAGCCACGTGCAGGATACAGATGGCGTGACAACGACGTGCCGCGACCGCCTGTCGGGTCGCGAATTCGAGATCCGGTCGAAATACCTGGTCGGGGCGGATGGTGGCAATTCGCTTGTGGCAGACCATGAGAACCTGCCCTTCGAGGGACAGATGGGTGTCGGCGGGTCGATGAATATCGTCTTTCGCGCAGACCTTTCCAAATACGTCGCCCACCGGCCAAGCGTGCTTTACTGGGTGATGCAGCCGGGCTCCGACGTAGGCGGGATCGGCATGGGATTGGTACGGATGGTCCGGCCCTGGAACGAGTGGTTGATCGTCTGGGGCTATGACATCAACGAGGAACCGCCGGTCGTGGATGAGGCGCTCGCGACACAGGTGGCGCGGCAGCTTGTCGGCGACCCGGAGCTGGAGATCGAGCTGCTGACGGCGAATACCTGGACGGTCAACAACATGTACGCAACACACATGCAGAGGGACCGCGTTTTCATCATGGGCGACGCGGCCCACAGGCATCCGCCGTCGAACGGTCTGGGGTCGAACACGTCGATCCAGGATGGCTTCAACCTTGCGTGGAAATTGGCCGCGGTCCTCAAGGGGCAAGCCAGCCCGGCGCTGCTGGAAAGCTATTCGGACGAACGCGCACCGGTCGCCAAGCAGATCGTGACGCGGGCAAACCAATCCATCGGCGAGTTCGGCCCGATCTTCAATGCGCTCGGCATGACAGGCGGTTCGGATCATGAGGTCATCCAGGCCAACATGGACGCGCGCTGCGATCCCACCCCGGAATCCGCCGCGCAGCGAGAGGCGATCCGGGAAGCGATCGCCTTCAAGAAATACGAGTTCGACGCGCACGGGGTCGAGATGAACCAGCGTTACCGCTCTGACGCGATCGTTACCGATGGGCAGATGGAACCGGCTTTCGAGCTGGATGCCGAATTGCATTACCAGCCCACCACCTGGCCGGGCGCGCGACTGCCCCATGTCTGGGTCTTCGATCACCATACGGGCGACAAAGTCTCCACCCTCGATCTGTGCGGGCACGGGGCGTTCTCCCTTCTGACCGGGCCGGGTGGGGAGGCGTGGGCCGACGCAGCGCGAAGTGTTGGCGCCGAATTCGGACTTCCCATCAACGTCCATGTCATCGGGCCGCGCCGGGACCACGTGGATCACACCGGCGATTGGGCGCGCGCGAGCGAGATCAACGATACAGGCTGCATCCTCGTGCGGCCCGACCACCACGTGGCG